A single region of the Thermoleophilum album genome encodes:
- a CDS encoding DsbA family protein yields the protein MADPRLRRKLTTAGNAPGVEKRPLFFFDLGCPYAYLAAERVATVLPIPPIWRLAERAAILRASGRDDWMSGPAEARLRHLSEIERRARERDLLPLRWPELPVDTRRAMLAAAFAQGTGRLVAFSLAAFRHAYAAGRSLARDETILLAAAACELHPRAVLAGIDLDSTRARLERSTAEALAAGVRMLPAVVWEGRVFHGDDSLEAAASAIAA from the coding sequence TTGGCTGATCCACGGCTGAGGCGCAAGCTGACCACCGCCGGTAACGCCCCCGGCGTCGAAAAGCGGCCGCTCTTCTTCTTCGACCTCGGCTGCCCTTACGCGTACCTCGCTGCCGAACGCGTGGCGACGGTTCTGCCCATACCCCCGATCTGGCGACTGGCTGAACGCGCAGCGATCCTCCGCGCCAGCGGACGCGACGACTGGATGTCCGGACCCGCCGAGGCTCGGTTGCGCCACCTAAGCGAGATCGAGCGCCGGGCGCGCGAGCGCGATCTCTTGCCGCTGCGCTGGCCGGAGCTACCGGTCGACACGCGGCGGGCGATGCTCGCCGCGGCCTTCGCCCAGGGCACGGGGCGACTGGTGGCGTTCTCCCTCGCTGCCTTCCGGCACGCCTACGCCGCCGGTCGCAGCCTCGCCCGCGACGAGACGATCTTGCTCGCCGCCGCCGCCTGCGAACTGCACCCGCGCGCGGTGCTAGCCGGGATCGACCTCGACAGCACGCGTGCGCGACTGGAGCGCTCCACCGCCGAGGCGCTCGCCGCGGGTGTGCGAATGCTGCCCGCGGTCGTCTGGGAGGGCCGTGTTTTCCACGGCGACGACAGCCTCGAGGCAGCAGCGTCGGCGATCGCCGCATAG
- the lpdA gene encoding dihydrolipoyl dehydrogenase, producing MSERFDCVVVGSGPGGYVAAIRAAQLGLKTAVVEKHKIGGRCLNEACIPAKAVLRSAEVLDEVRNAAAFGVTLAGDPQVDYARVAARRDEVIASLTGGVAMLLRKNKVEIVEGEGRLDADANVVCGERVLETDRVILACGSRPRPVAGATFGGRIQDTATTWLAGELPASLAVVGAGASGCEIASAFRRFGVEVTLIEALDRILPAEDEDSSRAVAREFKRIGIDVRTGARIAAIEDCGDRATVTLEGGEELAFERVCIAAGRAPDADALGLDAAGIERDERGLIVVDERLRTSRPGVWAIGDMVRGPALAHKASEEGIAAAEDAAGRDPHPLDLDFIPSVTFCHPQVASFGLTEQQARERGHDVVVGKVPIGAVGAPTVYGDRGGLVKIVGDKRYGELLGAHVVSAKAAELIEELVVARELEGGYPELARIVHAHPVFAEAVAEAARAADGWLIHG from the coding sequence ATGAGCGAGCGTTTCGACTGTGTGGTGGTCGGGTCGGGACCGGGCGGCTACGTCGCCGCGATTCGCGCCGCCCAGCTCGGCCTGAAAACTGCGGTGGTCGAGAAGCACAAGATCGGCGGGCGCTGCTTGAACGAGGCTTGCATCCCGGCCAAAGCCGTACTTCGCTCGGCCGAGGTTCTCGACGAGGTTCGAAACGCGGCCGCTTTCGGCGTCACGCTCGCTGGGGATCCGCAGGTCGACTACGCGCGTGTAGCCGCTCGTCGCGACGAGGTGATCGCGTCGCTCACCGGCGGCGTGGCGATGCTTCTGCGCAAGAACAAGGTCGAGATCGTCGAGGGCGAGGGGCGTCTCGACGCCGACGCCAACGTCGTCTGCGGCGAGCGCGTACTCGAAACTGACCGTGTGATCCTCGCCTGCGGCTCGCGGCCGCGGCCGGTAGCGGGTGCCACTTTCGGCGGACGCATCCAAGACACCGCGACCACCTGGCTGGCCGGCGAGCTCCCCGCGTCGCTGGCGGTTGTTGGTGCCGGCGCATCCGGCTGTGAGATCGCTTCCGCGTTCCGTCGCTTCGGTGTCGAAGTGACGCTGATCGAAGCCCTAGACCGCATCCTTCCCGCCGAGGACGAGGACTCTTCGCGTGCAGTAGCGCGCGAGTTCAAGCGCATCGGCATCGACGTTCGCACCGGGGCGCGAATCGCGGCGATCGAGGATTGTGGCGATCGCGCGACCGTGACGCTCGAGGGCGGCGAGGAGCTCGCGTTCGAGCGTGTCTGCATCGCCGCCGGACGGGCCCCCGACGCCGACGCACTGGGTCTCGACGCGGCCGGCATCGAGCGCGACGAGCGTGGCTTGATCGTCGTCGACGAGCGCCTGCGAACCTCGCGACCGGGGGTGTGGGCGATCGGCGACATGGTGCGCGGACCGGCACTCGCCCACAAGGCGAGCGAGGAAGGGATCGCGGCGGCGGAGGACGCCGCCGGTCGCGATCCCCACCCGCTCGATCTCGACTTCATTCCCTCTGTCACGTTCTGCCACCCGCAGGTGGCGAGCTTCGGTCTCACCGAACAGCAGGCCCGCGAACGCGGCCACGACGTTGTGGTGGGCAAGGTGCCGATCGGCGCCGTCGGCGCTCCAACCGTCTACGGCGACCGTGGCGGACTGGTGAAAATCGTCGGCGACAAGCGCTACGGCGAGCTGCTCGGCGCGCACGTCGTGTCGGCCAAGGCCGCCGAGCTGATCGAGGAGCTGGTGGTGGCACGCGAACTCGAGGGCGGTTATCCCGAGCTTGCGCGCATCGTCCACGCCCATCCCGTCTTCGCCGAGGCGGTCGCCGAGGCCGCACGCGCTGCCGACGGTTGGCTGATCCACGGCTGA